In Sardina pilchardus chromosome 10, fSarPil1.1, whole genome shotgun sequence, one genomic interval encodes:
- the zfpm1 gene encoding zinc finger protein ZFPM1 isoform X3, producing the protein MECWLSKVPVTADPSEANCTIYSQGEELFCKLTREVASGGPLVAILSWALMHKTVATQSHNASVKEEGTYPAALHTEIQLLPQQAGMAAILATAVVNKDIFPCKDCGIWYRSERNLHAHLMYYCASRQKQPAASSPPQDKAKESYPNERVCPFPQCHKSCPSASSLEIHMRTHSGERPFMCLICLSAFTTKANCERHLKVHTDTLSGVCHGCGFASTTRDILYSHLVTSHMACQPGARSDVYSPGPGPGPGAPKLPLAAGLSPGDSGIVLKCQVCGAAADTPALLQQHVRTHLEVRMPAERSPTPRQGTTNHSSSSSASAQHHHHHHHPHPHHHHHHHQPPSQDREPAACVPRPNSSSPGTNGGSATPRGGCSPPDGPASSGGVRVKEEPQSDAEPDGSGAEREDGEEEEQEEEEEEEEEKKGERRVRGRGSRHADHSDGSTSQKSTSPKSPAGVGGVAVKAEPTSPTPGCSPAHTSPGGSALPGGAVFLPQYVFGAEAAMMPQASEILAKMSEMVHSRLKQGQGQLAATAAVAAAAAAAAAAQQGFFPSGSPPVAVHKGATCFECDITFNNINNFYVHKRLYCSSRHQQSEPQAKDAAQAKDATSASAAATTPPSGGGSGGSRAASASPSDTEAAAVGGSSGGSEGRPAAEVKSEARGGSREGCSSSSEGEGGGGAASGGGGGGRASEGSQSPASGVGGGHSGNGGGGGGGGVGGGSVSAAEESEDDPTRTFCGACNIRFSRHDNYLVHKRFYCASRHDPTHQRVPPAAKATAAFTPQPIRTRKRKKMYEIHMARSQALATSLPVKQEMASAAAAAASSSSSSAGPVPSRSVSPEGEGPIDLSKRPRVRGGSRGSGGGGGGGGGGGGGGGGGLPALPLSDYHKCTACSISFNSIENYLAHKTYYCPATTLQPHTLEQLQRLKRPASTSPKSVHSGDGGPAPPKVPRAPAGKAALLLAGAVVPGSAHLPSLPGSEASIAATATAATTATPPHGGVVAAPVVCPYCPPGRTLTCDLVEHFRVAHRLVLTVQQQQQQQAEAQGVGVGGVPPVSPSPSSSASPRDTSGPNTAATSPRPSPRPRRDSVNGGGRSRDPPGSPPSPLVNGSPAGVGGISPKAPPPQAHSPTGAVQLTVSPVPEAPGLNLAPQTPPEKPFPAAGPPLTPAAPPKPAVGVGVGVVTAAGVAVLQNGNTRFCRLCNIKFSSLSTFIAHKKYYCSSHSAEHVK; encoded by the exons ATGGAGTGCTGGCTCAGTAAAGTGCCCGTGACAGCTGATCCGTCAGAAGCCAACTGCACCATCTACAGCCAAG GAGAGGAGCTCTTCTGCAAGCTGACCCGTGAAGTGGCCAGTGGAGGCCCCCTGGTGGCCATCCTGTCCTGGGCCCTCATGCACAAGACGGTGGCCACACAGTCCCACAATGCATCTGTGAAGGAGGAGGGCACCTACCCGGCCGCTCTGCACACGGAGATCCAGCTCCTGCCACAGCAGGCCGGCATGGCGGCCATCCTGGCCACCGCCGTCGTCAAca AGGACATCTTCCCGTGTAAGGACTGTGGGATCTGGTACCGGAGCGAGCGCAACCTCCATGCCCACCTCATGTACTACTGCGCCAGTCGACAGAAGCAGCCGGCCGCCTCCTCGCCGCCCCAGGACAAGGCCAAGGAGTCCTACCCCAACGAGCGCGTCTGCCCCTTCCCCCAGTGCCACAAGAGCTGCCCGAGCGCCAGCTCGCTGGAGATCCACATGCGCACCCACAGTG GTGAGCGTCCCTTCATGTGTCTAATCTGCCTGTCGGCCTTCACCACCAAGGCCAACTGCGAGCGTCACCTGAAGGTGCACACGGACACGCTCAGCGGCGTGTGCCACGGCTGCGGCTTCGCCTCCACCACGCGCGACATCCTCTATAGCCACCTGGTCACCAGCCACATGGCGTGCCAGCCGGGGGCCCGCAGCGACGTCTACTCCCCCGGCCCCGGCCCCGGCCCCGGGGCCCCCAAACTCCCCCTAGCTGCGG GTTTGAGCCCGGGGGATTCTGGGATTGTTCTGAAGTGCCAGGTGTGCGGAGCGGCGGCCGACACCCCGgccctcctccagcagcacgtgcgcacacacctGGAGGTGCGCATGCCCGCCGAGCGCAGCCCCACCCCCCGGCAGGGCACCACcaaccactcctcctcctcctctgcctccgcccagcaccaccaccaccaccaccacccccacccccaccaccaccaccaccaccaccagcctccGTCTCAGGACAGGGAGCCGGCCGCCTGCGTGCCCAGGCCCAACTCCTCCAGCCCGGGCACCAACGGCGGCTCCGCCACCCCCCGCGGAGGCTGCTCCCCGCCGGACGGACCGGCGTCCTCCGGAGGCGTGAGGGTCAAAGAGGAGCCGCAGTCGGACGCCGAGCCCGACGGGAGCGGCGCGGAGAGAGAGGACGgcgaagaggaggagcaggaggaggaggaggaagaggaggaggagaagaagggggagaggagggtcaGAGGTCGCGGAAGTCGTCACGCCGACCACAGCGACGGGAGCACCTCGCAGAAGTCCACGTCCCCGAAGAGCCCCGCGGGGGTTGGCGGAGTGGCAGTGAAGGCGGAGCCTACTAGCCCCACCCCCGGCTGTAGCCCCGCCCACACCAGCCCCGGGGGTTCGGCTCTGCCCGGCGGCGCCGTCTTCCTGCCGCAGTACGTGTTCGGCGCCGAGGCCGCCATGATGCCGCAGGCCTCCGAGATCCTGGCCAAGATGTCCGAGATGGTGCACAGCCGGCTGAAGCAGGGCCAGGGCCAGCTGGCCGCCACGGCAGCCGTggccgcagcagcagcggcggccgccgccgcccagCAGGGCTTCTTCCCGTCCGGCTCGCCTCCCGTGGCCGTCCACAAGGGGGCGACCTGCTTCGAGTGCGACATCACcttcaacaacatcaacaacttcTACGTGCACAAGCGCCTCTACTGCTCCAGCCGCCACCAGCAGAGCGAGCCGCAGGCCAAGGACGCCGCGCAGGCCAAGGACGCCACCTCGGCTtcggccgccgccaccacccctCCTTCCGGCGGGGGTTCCGGTGGCAGCCGGGCGGCTTCGGCGTCGCCCAGCGACACGGAGGCGGCGGCGGTAGGCGGCAGCAGCGGGGGCTCGGAGGGCCGTCCGGCGGCCGAGGTGAAGAGCGAGGCCCGCGGGGGGTCCAGGGAGGGCTGCTCCTCGTCCTCCGAGGGCGAAGGCGGAGGAGGGGCGGCCAGCGGCGGAGGAGGGGGCGGCCGAGCCAGCGAGGGCAGCCAGAGTCCGGCCAGCGGCGTCGGCGGCGGGCACAGCGgaaacggaggaggaggaggaggaggcggcgttGGCGGCGGTTCGGTCTCGGCGGCCGAGGAGTCGGAGGACGACCCGACGCGAACCTTCTGCGGGGCCTGCAACATCCGCTTCAGCCGCCACGACAACTACCTGGTGCACAAGCGCTTCTACTGCGCCTCGCGCCACGACCCCACGCACCAGCGCGTGCCCCCCGCCGCCAAGGCGACCGCCGCCTTCACGCCGCAGCCCATCCGCACGCGCAAGCGCAAGAAGATGTACGAGATCCACATGGCACGCAGCCAGGCACTGGCCACCAGCCTGCCCGTCAAACAGGAAATGGCctcagcggcagcggcggccgcttcctcttcctcgtcctccgcGGGGCCCGTTCCGTCGCGCAGCGTCAGCCCCGAAGGCGAGGGGCCCATCGACTTGAGCAAGCGGCCGCGCGTGCGGGGGGGTTCGAGAGGGtcgggcggaggaggaggcggaggaggaggaggaggaggaggaggaggcggcggtcTCCCGGCGCTCCCGCTGTCCGACTACCACAAGTGCACGGCGTGCAGCATCAGCTTCAACAGCATCGAGAACTACCTGGCGCACAAGACCTACTACTGCCCGGCCACCACCCTGCAGCCGCACACGCTGGAGCAGCTGCAGCGCCTCAAGCGGCCCGCGTCCACCTCGCCCAAGAGCGTCCACTCCGGCGACGGAGGACCCGCCCCGCCCAAGGTGCCGCGCGCCCCGGCCGGGAAGGCGGCGTTGTTGCTGGCGGGTGCCGTCGTCCCCGGCTCCGCCCACCTCCCCTCGCTGCCCGGCTCCGAAGCATCTatcgccgccaccgccaccgccgccaccaccgccacgcCTCCGCACGGGGGGGTCGTCGCCGCGCCCGTGGTGTGCCCGTACTGCCCGCCGGGTCGGACGCTGACCTGCGACCTGGTGGAGCATTTCCGCGTGGCCCACAGGCTGGTTCTGaccgtgcagcagcagcagcagcagcaggcggaggcccagggtgtgggtgtggggggggtcccCCCGgtcagccccagccccagctccagcgcCAGCCCCAGGGACACCTCGGGCCCCAACACGGCCGCCACGTCCCCCCGCCCCAGCCCGCGCCCGCGGAGGGACAGCGTCAACGGAGGGGGGCGCAGCAGAGACCCCCCCGGCTCCCCGCCCTCGCCGCTGGTCAACGGAAGTCCTGCGGGAGTGGGCGGCATTTCGCCCAAAGCGCCGCCCCCCCAGGCGCACTCGCCCACTGGGGCCGTCCAGCTGACTGTCTCCCCCGTTCCAGAGGCTCCTGGGCTCAACCTGGCCCCCCAGACGCCCCCCGAAAAGCCCTTCCCCGCCGCTGGTCCCCCCCTTACTCCGGCGGCCCCGCCTAAGCctgcggtgggggtgggggtgggggtggtgacgGCTGCAGGTGTGGCGGTGCTGCAGAACGGGAACACACGCTTCTGCCGCCTCTGCAATATCAAGTTCAGTAGCCTCTCCACCTTCATCGCCCACAAAAAGTACTACTGCTCGTCTCACAGTGCAGAGCATGTCAAATGA